A part of Neodiprion pinetum isolate iyNeoPine1 chromosome 4, iyNeoPine1.2, whole genome shotgun sequence genomic DNA contains:
- the LOC124217974 gene encoding calmodulin gives MADQLTEEQIAEFKEAFSLFDKDGDGTITTKELGTVMRSLGQNPTEAELQDMINEVDADGNGTIDFPEFLTMMARKMKDTDSEEEIREAFRVFDKDGNGFISAAELRHVMTNLGEKLTDEEVDEMIREADIDGDGQVNYEEFVTMMTSK, from the exons ATG GCTGACCAACTCACAGAGGAGCAAATTGCAGAATTCAAAGAGGCGTTTTCCCTCTTCGACAAGGATGGCGATGGCACGATAACAACCAAGGAATTGGGTACAGTAATGCGATCACTTGGTCAAAACCCAACGGAAGCAGAATTGCAAGACATGATCAATGAAGTAGATGCTGATG GAAATGGAACCATCGATTTCCCCGAATTCTTAACGATGATGGCGCGTAAGATGAAGGACACTGACAGCGAGGAAGAGATCAGAGAGGCGTTTAGGGTATTCGATAAGGATGGTAACGGTTTTATCTCAGCTGCCGAGTTGAGACATGTGATGACAAATCTTGGTGAAAAGTTAACAGATGAAGAAGTCGATGAGATGATAAGAGAAGCTGACATCGACGGTGACGGGCAAGTCAATTACGAAG AATTCGTCACAATGATGACATCAAAGTGA
- the Ttc7 gene encoding tetratricopeptide repeat protein 7B isoform X1: MTSKRGNTIRLQTEIEKNREEGNWKKVIELAEALKSQESSYECLANFLCGEGRLENFLEEAPPIEANIGKARAGLVETKRHLLLAANETGKKAMVVLDAHLLLGKLHYAMGMYEDALHHYQQAELHTLTEKQLPCRSLRIIAESYAIKGLCLEKQPPSLKSKFKVAEWQEQMIKCFEIAGDLTVLYLQEQDKIALQQQISTTSTLNSNSIGSYSPQPPPNSTKSVGPILETALQRAPILHMQAGNIQAAINRYRGMLSAVEATATQRLRLTLTRQLAEVLLRGVTGTIYTRPEGTIEMSGSRKPAHHSNSSLTESPWKPKKYTGLNLFNPRSECEEIILLLLISEAMAVRDTVLSQSPEFKEARIHAFENATAVYDLLTIAVVRWGQVGLLHESFERAMKFSHGEAHVWMQHALCLISLGKHALAYSVLKIVTRLSPQKVMPCLLAARLCYANLNLIQDGIDWSHKALLKEAASPQGLQSRCHLYIGIGHSMLSSTTNIKQDKLQHTNAALDCFHKAQQCDPNDHLAEYYLAHDYAINRQINEAMVHVKIALNLHAEHVPSLHLLTLLLSAHKQYAEALSLVRTALDEYPDNLNLLYVKAHLELHSVGGEEALATVKHMLFLWKNLYEDQTNVDCNDQHSEKRSETRSVFQLYTSEMSDKDSSSLQTHSLAASRVEQALSEVASSLSSFTPRPGPQRAWLLQLQVWLLLSEVYLDLDRPTPATLSLQEATNIFPLSHHIMYTRGLLHEHKQEYIEAKQCFQNAVSINPSHIKSLQHLGLIYHYLGSQRLAEKTLREAAKIDPNSHQTWYNLGKVLESLGEVDAASDCMATALEVETTNPILPVFSIPLTFE; the protein is encoded by the exons aatgtttggcaaactttttaTGTGGAGAAGGACGGTTGGAAAATTTCCTGGAGGAGGCGCCACCGATCGAAGCAAACATAGGCAAAGCAAGAGCTGGTCTGGTTGAAACAAAAAGACATCTTTTGCTAGCAGCTAATGAAACAGGCAAAAAG gCCATGGTTGTTTTGGATGCGCATCTACTCCTAGGAAAGCTACACTATGCAATGGGAATGTACGAAGACGCTCTTCACCATTATCAGCAAGCGGAACTTCACACACTAACAGAAAAGCAGTTACCCTGCCGCAGTTTACGGATTATAGCTGAGTCATATGCGATAAAAG GTTTGTGCTTGGAAAAGCAGCCTCCAAGCTTGAAGTCAAAATTCAAAGTTGCGGAGTGGCAGGAACAAATGAtcaaatgttttgaaattgcTGGAGACCTGACTGTGTTGTACTTACAAGAGCAGGACAAAATCGCACTCCAGCAGCAAATCAGCACTACCAGTACTTTGAATTCCAATAGTATAG gTTCCTATTCTCCCCAACCACCTCCAAATTCTACAAAATCTGTTGGGCCAATTCTAGAAACCGCTTTACAAAGAGCCCCTATACTTCATATGCAAGCTGGAAATATCCAAGCTGCCATAAATCGATATAG GGGTATGCTATCTGCTGTGGAGGCCACTGCGACTCAGAGGCTCCGTTTAACGTTGACTCGACAGCTAGCAGAAGTTCTATTGCGAGGTGTTACAGGCACTATATACACCCGACCAGAAGGCACCATCGAAATGTCag GAAGTAGGAAGCCAGCCCATCATTCCAATAGTAGTTTGACAGAATCTCCATGGAAGCCAAAGAAATATACTGGCTTAAACCTCTTTAATCCAAGAAGCGAATGTGAGGAAATAATCCTACTTCTGCTCATAAGCGAAGCCATGGCTGTACGAGATACAGTACTAAGTCAATCGCCTGAATTTAAAGAAGCTAGAATTCATGCATTTGAAAATGCAACAGCTGTATACGATCTTCTTACCATCGCAGTCGTTAGATGGGGCCAAGTTGGACTTTTACACGAG tcatttGAAAGAGccatgaaattttctcatgGCGAGGCACACGTGTGGATGCAGCATGCACTATGTCTGATCAGCCTTGGGAAGCATGCTCTGGCGTACTcggttttaaaaattgttactcGACTTTCTCCACAAAAAGTAATGCCATGCCTTTTAGCTGCACGTCTCTGTTACGCCAATTTAAATTTG ATCCAAGACGGCATTGACTGGAGTCACAAGGCTTTACTTAAAGAGGCTGCTAGCCCACAAGGACTTCAATCGCGATGTCATTTATACATAGGAATTGGTCACAGCATGCTCTCTTCAACGACGAACATTAAGCAGGACAAACTGCAACACACTAACGCAGCTCTGGACTGTTTCCATAA AGCTCAGCAGTGCGACCCTAATGACCACTTGGCAGAGTATTATTTGGCACATGACTACGCGATCAATAGGCAAATAAACGAGGCAATGGTCCACGTCAAAATCGCATTAAATTTACATGCTGAGCATGTTCCTTCTCTCCATTTACTAACTTTACTGTTGTCAGCGCACAAACAGTATGCTGAAGCTTTGTCGCTAGTCAGAACTGCTCTAGATGAATACCCAGACAACCTGAATCTCCTGTATGTCAAAGCACATCTAGAGTTACATAGCGTGGGTGGAGAAGAAGCCCTAGCGACTGTAAAGCATATGCTTTTCCTGTGGAAGAATTTATACGAAGATCAAACAAACGTTGATTGCAATGATCAACATAGTGAGAAACGTAGCGAAACACGCAGCGTTTTCCAATTATATACCTCGGAAATGTCGGACAAAGATTCGA GTTCTCTACAGACACATTCATTAGCAGCGTCCAGAGTTGAACAGGCATTGTCAGAAGTTGCTTCATCGCTGAGTTCTTTTACTCCACGACCTGGGCCACAGCGCGCGTGGTTGCTGCAGCTACAAGTTTGGCTTTTACTTTCAGAGGTTTATTTAGACCTTGATCGGCCTACTCCGGCCACTTTATCTTTGCAAGAGGCAACTAATATTTTTCCGCTTAGTCACCACATCATGTACACT aGGGGGCTTCTGCATGAGCACAAACAAGAATATATCGAGGCTAAGCAATGCTTTCAAAACGCAGTCTCTATCAATCCATCTCACATAAAGAGCCTTCAGCACCTG GGATTGATTTATCACTACTTGGGAAGTCAAAGGCTAGCTGAAAAAACTTTACGAGAAGCAGCGAAAATAGATCCCAACTCTCATCAAACGTG GTATAATTTAGGAAAGGTATTAGAATCTTTGGGCGAAGTGGACGCGGCAAGTGATTGTATGGCAACAGCGTTAGAAGTCGAAACAACTAACCCGATTTTGCCCGTATTTTCGATCCCCTTAACGTTTGAATAA
- the Ttc7 gene encoding tetratricopeptide repeat protein 7B isoform X2: MTSKRGNTIRLQTEIEKNREEGNWKKVIELAEALKSQESSYECLANFLCGEGRLENFLEEAPPIEANIGKARAGLVETKRHLLLAANETGKKAMVVLDAHLLLGKLHYAMGMYEDALHHYQQAELHTLTEKQLPCRSLRIIAESYAIKGLCLEKQPPSLKSKFKVAEWQEQMIKCFEIAGDLTVLYLQEQDKIALQQQISTTSTLNSNSIGSYSPQPPPNSTKSVGPILETALQRAPILHMQAGNIQAAINRYRGMLSAVEATATQRLRLTLTRQLAEVLLRGVTGTIYTRPEGTIEMSGSRKPAHHSNSSLTESPWKPKKYTGLNLFNPRSECEEIILLLLISEAMAVRDTVLSQSPEFKEARIHAFENATAVYDLLTIAVVRWGQVGLLHESFERAMKFSHGEAHVWMQHALCLISLGKHALAYSVLKIVTRLSPQKVMPCLLAARLCYANLNLIQDGIDWSHKALLKEAASPQGLQSRCHLYIGIGHSMLSSTTNIKQDKLQHTNAALDCFHKAQQCDPNDHLAEYYLAHDYAINRQINEAMVHVKIALNLHAEHVPSLHLLTLLLSAHKQYAEALSLVRTALDEYPDNLNLLYVKAHLELHSVGGEEALATVKHMLFLWKNLYEDQTNVDCNDQHSEKRSETRSVFQLYTSEMSDKDSSSLQTHSLAASRVEQALSEVASSLSSFTPRPGPQRAWLLQLQVWLLLSEVYLDLDRPTPATLSLQEATNIFPLSHHIMYTGLIYHYLGSQRLAEKTLREAAKIDPNSHQTWYNLGKVLESLGEVDAASDCMATALEVETTNPILPVFSIPLTFE; the protein is encoded by the exons aatgtttggcaaactttttaTGTGGAGAAGGACGGTTGGAAAATTTCCTGGAGGAGGCGCCACCGATCGAAGCAAACATAGGCAAAGCAAGAGCTGGTCTGGTTGAAACAAAAAGACATCTTTTGCTAGCAGCTAATGAAACAGGCAAAAAG gCCATGGTTGTTTTGGATGCGCATCTACTCCTAGGAAAGCTACACTATGCAATGGGAATGTACGAAGACGCTCTTCACCATTATCAGCAAGCGGAACTTCACACACTAACAGAAAAGCAGTTACCCTGCCGCAGTTTACGGATTATAGCTGAGTCATATGCGATAAAAG GTTTGTGCTTGGAAAAGCAGCCTCCAAGCTTGAAGTCAAAATTCAAAGTTGCGGAGTGGCAGGAACAAATGAtcaaatgttttgaaattgcTGGAGACCTGACTGTGTTGTACTTACAAGAGCAGGACAAAATCGCACTCCAGCAGCAAATCAGCACTACCAGTACTTTGAATTCCAATAGTATAG gTTCCTATTCTCCCCAACCACCTCCAAATTCTACAAAATCTGTTGGGCCAATTCTAGAAACCGCTTTACAAAGAGCCCCTATACTTCATATGCAAGCTGGAAATATCCAAGCTGCCATAAATCGATATAG GGGTATGCTATCTGCTGTGGAGGCCACTGCGACTCAGAGGCTCCGTTTAACGTTGACTCGACAGCTAGCAGAAGTTCTATTGCGAGGTGTTACAGGCACTATATACACCCGACCAGAAGGCACCATCGAAATGTCag GAAGTAGGAAGCCAGCCCATCATTCCAATAGTAGTTTGACAGAATCTCCATGGAAGCCAAAGAAATATACTGGCTTAAACCTCTTTAATCCAAGAAGCGAATGTGAGGAAATAATCCTACTTCTGCTCATAAGCGAAGCCATGGCTGTACGAGATACAGTACTAAGTCAATCGCCTGAATTTAAAGAAGCTAGAATTCATGCATTTGAAAATGCAACAGCTGTATACGATCTTCTTACCATCGCAGTCGTTAGATGGGGCCAAGTTGGACTTTTACACGAG tcatttGAAAGAGccatgaaattttctcatgGCGAGGCACACGTGTGGATGCAGCATGCACTATGTCTGATCAGCCTTGGGAAGCATGCTCTGGCGTACTcggttttaaaaattgttactcGACTTTCTCCACAAAAAGTAATGCCATGCCTTTTAGCTGCACGTCTCTGTTACGCCAATTTAAATTTG ATCCAAGACGGCATTGACTGGAGTCACAAGGCTTTACTTAAAGAGGCTGCTAGCCCACAAGGACTTCAATCGCGATGTCATTTATACATAGGAATTGGTCACAGCATGCTCTCTTCAACGACGAACATTAAGCAGGACAAACTGCAACACACTAACGCAGCTCTGGACTGTTTCCATAA AGCTCAGCAGTGCGACCCTAATGACCACTTGGCAGAGTATTATTTGGCACATGACTACGCGATCAATAGGCAAATAAACGAGGCAATGGTCCACGTCAAAATCGCATTAAATTTACATGCTGAGCATGTTCCTTCTCTCCATTTACTAACTTTACTGTTGTCAGCGCACAAACAGTATGCTGAAGCTTTGTCGCTAGTCAGAACTGCTCTAGATGAATACCCAGACAACCTGAATCTCCTGTATGTCAAAGCACATCTAGAGTTACATAGCGTGGGTGGAGAAGAAGCCCTAGCGACTGTAAAGCATATGCTTTTCCTGTGGAAGAATTTATACGAAGATCAAACAAACGTTGATTGCAATGATCAACATAGTGAGAAACGTAGCGAAACACGCAGCGTTTTCCAATTATATACCTCGGAAATGTCGGACAAAGATTCGA GTTCTCTACAGACACATTCATTAGCAGCGTCCAGAGTTGAACAGGCATTGTCAGAAGTTGCTTCATCGCTGAGTTCTTTTACTCCACGACCTGGGCCACAGCGCGCGTGGTTGCTGCAGCTACAAGTTTGGCTTTTACTTTCAGAGGTTTATTTAGACCTTGATCGGCCTACTCCGGCCACTTTATCTTTGCAAGAGGCAACTAATATTTTTCCGCTTAGTCACCACATCATGTACACT GGATTGATTTATCACTACTTGGGAAGTCAAAGGCTAGCTGAAAAAACTTTACGAGAAGCAGCGAAAATAGATCCCAACTCTCATCAAACGTG GTATAATTTAGGAAAGGTATTAGAATCTTTGGGCGAAGTGGACGCGGCAAGTGATTGTATGGCAACAGCGTTAGAAGTCGAAACAACTAACCCGATTTTGCCCGTATTTTCGATCCCCTTAACGTTTGAATAA
- the Ttc7 gene encoding tetratricopeptide repeat protein 7B isoform X3, with the protein MMKCLANFLCGEGRLENFLEEAPPIEANIGKARAGLVETKRHLLLAANETGKKAMVVLDAHLLLGKLHYAMGMYEDALHHYQQAELHTLTEKQLPCRSLRIIAESYAIKGLCLEKQPPSLKSKFKVAEWQEQMIKCFEIAGDLTVLYLQEQDKIALQQQISTTSTLNSNSIGSYSPQPPPNSTKSVGPILETALQRAPILHMQAGNIQAAINRYRGMLSAVEATATQRLRLTLTRQLAEVLLRGVTGTIYTRPEGTIEMSGSRKPAHHSNSSLTESPWKPKKYTGLNLFNPRSECEEIILLLLISEAMAVRDTVLSQSPEFKEARIHAFENATAVYDLLTIAVVRWGQVGLLHESFERAMKFSHGEAHVWMQHALCLISLGKHALAYSVLKIVTRLSPQKVMPCLLAARLCYANLNLIQDGIDWSHKALLKEAASPQGLQSRCHLYIGIGHSMLSSTTNIKQDKLQHTNAALDCFHKAQQCDPNDHLAEYYLAHDYAINRQINEAMVHVKIALNLHAEHVPSLHLLTLLLSAHKQYAEALSLVRTALDEYPDNLNLLYVKAHLELHSVGGEEALATVKHMLFLWKNLYEDQTNVDCNDQHSEKRSETRSVFQLYTSEMSDKDSSSLQTHSLAASRVEQALSEVASSLSSFTPRPGPQRAWLLQLQVWLLLSEVYLDLDRPTPATLSLQEATNIFPLSHHIMYTRGLLHEHKQEYIEAKQCFQNAVSINPSHIKSLQHLGLIYHYLGSQRLAEKTLREAAKIDPNSHQTWYNLGKVLESLGEVDAASDCMATALEVETTNPILPVFSIPLTFE; encoded by the exons aatgtttggcaaactttttaTGTGGAGAAGGACGGTTGGAAAATTTCCTGGAGGAGGCGCCACCGATCGAAGCAAACATAGGCAAAGCAAGAGCTGGTCTGGTTGAAACAAAAAGACATCTTTTGCTAGCAGCTAATGAAACAGGCAAAAAG gCCATGGTTGTTTTGGATGCGCATCTACTCCTAGGAAAGCTACACTATGCAATGGGAATGTACGAAGACGCTCTTCACCATTATCAGCAAGCGGAACTTCACACACTAACAGAAAAGCAGTTACCCTGCCGCAGTTTACGGATTATAGCTGAGTCATATGCGATAAAAG GTTTGTGCTTGGAAAAGCAGCCTCCAAGCTTGAAGTCAAAATTCAAAGTTGCGGAGTGGCAGGAACAAATGAtcaaatgttttgaaattgcTGGAGACCTGACTGTGTTGTACTTACAAGAGCAGGACAAAATCGCACTCCAGCAGCAAATCAGCACTACCAGTACTTTGAATTCCAATAGTATAG gTTCCTATTCTCCCCAACCACCTCCAAATTCTACAAAATCTGTTGGGCCAATTCTAGAAACCGCTTTACAAAGAGCCCCTATACTTCATATGCAAGCTGGAAATATCCAAGCTGCCATAAATCGATATAG GGGTATGCTATCTGCTGTGGAGGCCACTGCGACTCAGAGGCTCCGTTTAACGTTGACTCGACAGCTAGCAGAAGTTCTATTGCGAGGTGTTACAGGCACTATATACACCCGACCAGAAGGCACCATCGAAATGTCag GAAGTAGGAAGCCAGCCCATCATTCCAATAGTAGTTTGACAGAATCTCCATGGAAGCCAAAGAAATATACTGGCTTAAACCTCTTTAATCCAAGAAGCGAATGTGAGGAAATAATCCTACTTCTGCTCATAAGCGAAGCCATGGCTGTACGAGATACAGTACTAAGTCAATCGCCTGAATTTAAAGAAGCTAGAATTCATGCATTTGAAAATGCAACAGCTGTATACGATCTTCTTACCATCGCAGTCGTTAGATGGGGCCAAGTTGGACTTTTACACGAG tcatttGAAAGAGccatgaaattttctcatgGCGAGGCACACGTGTGGATGCAGCATGCACTATGTCTGATCAGCCTTGGGAAGCATGCTCTGGCGTACTcggttttaaaaattgttactcGACTTTCTCCACAAAAAGTAATGCCATGCCTTTTAGCTGCACGTCTCTGTTACGCCAATTTAAATTTG ATCCAAGACGGCATTGACTGGAGTCACAAGGCTTTACTTAAAGAGGCTGCTAGCCCACAAGGACTTCAATCGCGATGTCATTTATACATAGGAATTGGTCACAGCATGCTCTCTTCAACGACGAACATTAAGCAGGACAAACTGCAACACACTAACGCAGCTCTGGACTGTTTCCATAA AGCTCAGCAGTGCGACCCTAATGACCACTTGGCAGAGTATTATTTGGCACATGACTACGCGATCAATAGGCAAATAAACGAGGCAATGGTCCACGTCAAAATCGCATTAAATTTACATGCTGAGCATGTTCCTTCTCTCCATTTACTAACTTTACTGTTGTCAGCGCACAAACAGTATGCTGAAGCTTTGTCGCTAGTCAGAACTGCTCTAGATGAATACCCAGACAACCTGAATCTCCTGTATGTCAAAGCACATCTAGAGTTACATAGCGTGGGTGGAGAAGAAGCCCTAGCGACTGTAAAGCATATGCTTTTCCTGTGGAAGAATTTATACGAAGATCAAACAAACGTTGATTGCAATGATCAACATAGTGAGAAACGTAGCGAAACACGCAGCGTTTTCCAATTATATACCTCGGAAATGTCGGACAAAGATTCGA GTTCTCTACAGACACATTCATTAGCAGCGTCCAGAGTTGAACAGGCATTGTCAGAAGTTGCTTCATCGCTGAGTTCTTTTACTCCACGACCTGGGCCACAGCGCGCGTGGTTGCTGCAGCTACAAGTTTGGCTTTTACTTTCAGAGGTTTATTTAGACCTTGATCGGCCTACTCCGGCCACTTTATCTTTGCAAGAGGCAACTAATATTTTTCCGCTTAGTCACCACATCATGTACACT aGGGGGCTTCTGCATGAGCACAAACAAGAATATATCGAGGCTAAGCAATGCTTTCAAAACGCAGTCTCTATCAATCCATCTCACATAAAGAGCCTTCAGCACCTG GGATTGATTTATCACTACTTGGGAAGTCAAAGGCTAGCTGAAAAAACTTTACGAGAAGCAGCGAAAATAGATCCCAACTCTCATCAAACGTG GTATAATTTAGGAAAGGTATTAGAATCTTTGGGCGAAGTGGACGCGGCAAGTGATTGTATGGCAACAGCGTTAGAAGTCGAAACAACTAACCCGATTTTGCCCGTATTTTCGATCCCCTTAACGTTTGAATAA